In Alteromonas naphthalenivorans, one DNA window encodes the following:
- a CDS encoding serine/threonine-protein kinase — translation MKFENALLFFQHLIGLDEAKMRENLSQLCPKEAPIFAETLALIDAHYANQQRSGFTQLVGAQADLLCDDNHAKSLEGKQVGPYLLKQKLGEGGMGAVYLGQRNDGLIEQKVAVKFVFASIADLAGDNFIQKEAQHLANLNHPNIAKIYTVDVTEEDVPYLVMEYIDGAPLSEATLSNRQNLSHTTHAYLSVLMKLCSALFEAHQCGIIHADIKPSNIIVDEHNQPKLLDFGISHSLSHPDNQQLTAVSNDYASPQQQSGNQAKVTDDIYALGKVMAFMFQHHMLNTEFEAVIEKATSADPRDRFQSAEQFNDALECLFANRPLKWFKSSKSYYYKKWFQRSPTTAISAVIIPCVLAIGAAALFMQNKSLIQESRKTQQTLSFYDELFLAHSPQSEGGGALSAADFINHGVDIAFSTSLSDSETRASIVATLSQTLLNLGYIEKAKYVIERLDTDGASGALMQAKIAYYRGDLSSATHWLTKYNNDLPSTFESEFLNAKVDYAGTQRPQVLDTLARLLNNFDKQMLPEDKFRLQKFQWEVLLKHAPAKLLDRVEQPLPADMPAHQKAWFEGMKSLVLAKAGERNGAASRMKSSLALGEQAYNATNPELAQLYGYLLETASLIDDPLLVEFLLSKQQSIYLALAPLFEERLIKVYEQQHNYYAYGKMYAQSVSFIESAVALCAQRPRCSRLKVKQAIALYLVNDFTSALSVIKSAEIKTLRNNDGVSDENSTASLSFFSSLVAVNSEIGLGLSVKQADIYALAEKDTLGEYTAYIIHTALRAGFTDLAIEYGLTHTQNDDIERHLALASAYAVKGEALKAEEMLATSTSLPIRKEYAETLASILSPKVLITPDFKTLDMMVLEGQNRLVSNRRVAGVTAPTHGDSLKMGTPFTFKWNKEALKGESISLYINHKLNFEAKAFDSFENIQGLRWQMFAKQVPNTGEVEIDPFFLMANGGQGFKVMMVSDQGYWSLSDGAFGVLNGTAIDNGITHTINPRLLVDAVSKPEASEVYNVGERNTIEWDNAALKGDAVGIYVLHDNPINIGNGRNAQMTTVLKRRWYLVTSRTPNSGEYGLDPAQFNGQGNAYKILIISDSGYWAVSDERFTVVNPH, via the coding sequence ATGAAGTTTGAAAATGCCTTACTCTTTTTTCAGCACCTTATTGGGTTGGATGAAGCTAAAATGCGCGAAAATTTGTCGCAGTTATGTCCCAAAGAAGCCCCAATATTTGCTGAAACCTTGGCATTGATCGATGCACATTATGCGAATCAACAACGAAGTGGCTTCACACAGTTAGTGGGGGCTCAAGCCGATTTACTGTGTGATGATAATCACGCGAAATCCTTAGAAGGTAAACAAGTCGGCCCTTATCTGCTGAAGCAAAAGCTTGGCGAAGGCGGAATGGGCGCGGTGTATTTAGGTCAGCGAAATGATGGGTTGATAGAACAAAAAGTCGCCGTTAAGTTTGTTTTCGCATCAATTGCAGATTTAGCGGGTGATAACTTTATACAAAAAGAAGCGCAGCATTTAGCCAATTTAAACCACCCTAACATCGCTAAAATTTATACCGTCGATGTCACTGAAGAAGACGTACCTTATTTGGTGATGGAATACATTGATGGTGCTCCATTGTCTGAAGCAACGTTATCAAATAGACAGAATTTATCGCACACTACTCACGCCTACCTTTCAGTATTAATGAAACTTTGTAGTGCGCTGTTTGAAGCACATCAGTGCGGTATTATTCACGCTGACATTAAACCGTCGAATATTATTGTAGATGAACACAACCAACCAAAGTTACTCGATTTTGGTATTTCACACTCGTTAAGCCATCCAGATAACCAACAACTAACCGCCGTCAGCAACGATTATGCTAGTCCACAACAACAAAGTGGCAACCAGGCAAAAGTTACCGATGACATATATGCGCTGGGTAAAGTAATGGCGTTTATGTTTCAGCACCATATGCTCAATACTGAATTTGAGGCAGTAATTGAAAAAGCCACATCTGCCGACCCAAGGGATCGCTTTCAAAGTGCTGAGCAATTTAACGATGCACTTGAATGTTTATTCGCTAATAGGCCACTTAAGTGGTTCAAAAGTAGCAAGTCTTATTATTACAAAAAATGGTTTCAACGTTCGCCCACTACTGCAATATCTGCCGTCATTATCCCTTGTGTGCTAGCGATAGGGGCTGCTGCGCTATTCATGCAAAATAAGTCGCTAATTCAAGAATCGAGGAAAACACAGCAGACGCTTTCCTTTTACGACGAGTTATTTTTAGCGCACTCACCACAATCAGAAGGCGGCGGCGCATTGAGTGCCGCTGACTTTATTAATCATGGTGTTGATATCGCATTTTCGACCTCATTGAGTGATAGTGAAACCCGTGCATCAATTGTTGCCACCTTATCTCAAACGCTATTGAACTTAGGATATATAGAGAAAGCAAAGTACGTTATTGAGCGATTGGATACAGATGGTGCCAGCGGTGCATTGATGCAGGCAAAAATAGCCTATTACCGTGGTGATTTGAGCAGCGCCACCCACTGGCTTACGAAATATAATAACGATTTACCAAGTACGTTTGAAAGCGAATTCCTTAACGCTAAGGTCGACTACGCTGGCACACAAAGGCCGCAAGTGCTAGATACTCTGGCGCGTCTTCTGAATAATTTCGACAAACAAATGTTGCCGGAAGACAAGTTTAGATTGCAAAAATTTCAGTGGGAAGTTTTGCTTAAACATGCACCAGCCAAGTTACTTGATAGGGTTGAGCAGCCCTTACCAGCAGATATGCCGGCTCACCAAAAAGCATGGTTTGAAGGTATGAAATCATTAGTGCTAGCCAAAGCCGGCGAGAGGAATGGTGCCGCATCACGAATGAAATCATCGTTGGCGTTGGGTGAGCAAGCCTATAATGCAACTAATCCAGAGCTCGCGCAATTATATGGATATCTATTAGAAACCGCGTCGCTAATAGATGACCCTCTTTTGGTAGAGTTTTTATTAAGTAAGCAGCAAAGTATTTACCTTGCACTTGCTCCCTTATTTGAGGAGCGATTAATAAAAGTTTATGAGCAGCAACACAACTATTATGCCTACGGTAAAATGTATGCTCAAAGTGTGTCTTTTATTGAATCTGCGGTTGCGTTGTGCGCGCAACGCCCCCGGTGTTCTCGGTTAAAGGTGAAACAAGCGATAGCCTTGTATCTTGTCAATGATTTCACAAGCGCGCTATCGGTTATCAAGTCAGCGGAAATAAAAACATTGAGAAATAATGACGGCGTATCCGACGAGAATTCAACAGCCTCTCTTTCATTTTTCTCGTCGTTAGTGGCAGTGAATAGTGAGATAGGTTTGGGATTATCAGTGAAGCAAGCCGATATTTATGCATTGGCGGAAAAAGACACCTTGGGCGAGTATACCGCTTATATTATTCATACTGCTCTACGCGCCGGCTTTACTGATTTAGCGATTGAATATGGGCTCACTCATACTCAGAACGATGATATTGAAAGACATTTAGCACTGGCCTCGGCGTATGCGGTTAAAGGAGAAGCCCTAAAAGCGGAAGAAATGTTAGCAACGTCAACTTCGCTTCCCATACGCAAAGAGTATGCTGAAACGCTTGCCAGTATATTGTCCCCAAAGGTGTTAATAACACCTGATTTCAAGACTCTCGATATGATGGTGTTAGAGGGGCAAAATCGCTTAGTGAGTAATCGAAGAGTTGCTGGGGTAACCGCGCCAACCCACGGGGATAGCCTTAAAATGGGTACGCCTTTTACCTTTAAGTGGAATAAAGAGGCCCTTAAAGGCGAAAGCATTTCTTTGTATATCAATCATAAACTAAATTTTGAAGCCAAAGCGTTTGATTCATTTGAAAACATACAAGGCTTGCGCTGGCAGATGTTTGCTAAGCAAGTTCCTAATACGGGCGAAGTAGAGATAGATCCTTTCTTTCTTATGGCAAATGGCGGGCAGGGCTTTAAGGTAATGATGGTATCCGATCAAGGCTATTGGTCACTCAGTGATGGCGCATTTGGTGTACTAAATGGCACGGCGATAGATAACGGCATTACCCATACCATCAATCCTCGTTTACTCGTTGATGCTGTAAGTAAACCTGAAGCTTCTGAGGTTTATAATGTGGGCGAGCGTAATACTATTGAATGGGACAATGCCGCGTTAAAAGGTGATGCCGTAGGGATATATGTACTTCACGACAACCCTATTAATATTGGCAACGGACGCAATGCGCAGATGACTACTGTGTTGAAACGACGTTGGTATTTAGTGACAAGTAGGACACCCAACTCGGGAGAGTATGGGTTAGATCCAGCGCAATTTAATGGTCAGGGAAATGCCTATAAAATACTTATTATAAGTGATTCAGGTTATTGGGCTGTGTCCGATGAGCGATTTACAGTGGTTAATCCTCATTAA